The Methanosarcinales archaeon genome includes a region encoding these proteins:
- a CDS encoding acyltransferase, producing MAKRNLQRFPSMGKHNSVWYWKQIVSPSRVFYHYLLMSLARISPSLHLKHLLYRKMGIKIGRNVSIALEVNMDVFFPHLIEIGDNTIIGFNSTIMCHEFLMREHVTGPVIIGKNVMIGANTTILPGVKIADGAVVSAHSLVNSDIKGFSGGVPARPIKQG from the coding sequence ATGGCAAAGCGCAATCTTCAGAGGTTTCCTTCCATGGGAAAACATAATTCTGTATGGTACTGGAAACAGATAGTTTCGCCTTCAAGGGTTTTTTATCATTATTTACTGATGTCCCTTGCCAGGATCTCACCCTCCCTTCACCTAAAACACCTGCTCTATCGTAAAATGGGGATCAAGATAGGTCGTAATGTTTCCATTGCTCTTGAAGTCAACATGGATGTTTTTTTCCCGCATTTGATCGAGATCGGTGATAATACTATAATCGGTTTTAATTCAACCATTATGTGTCATGAATTCCTGATGAGAGAACATGTTACAGGTCCTGTGATCATAGGAAAAAATGTAATGATAGGGGCAAATACCACTATCTTGCCTGGAGTTAAAATTGCTGATGGGGCAGTGGTGTCTGCTCATTCTTTGGTGAACAGTGATATCAAAGGGTTTTCGGGTGGAGTACCTGCCAGACCCATTAAACAGGGTTGA
- a CDS encoding tRNA (cytidine(56)-2'-O)-methyltransferase gives MNIVILRIGHRPERDQRVTTHVGLTARALGADGMLLASDDKGVINSLEEVTQRWGGDFFARTVTSWKQEINNWQSGGGKVVHLTMYGQNLPNVIDEISKEESIMIVVGAEKVPPDVYHKADWNVAVGSQPHSEIAGLAVFLDRLHATRGLDTLKKEMPGGNLKITPSERGKIVTEV, from the coding sequence ATGAATATTGTTATTCTCAGGATCGGACACCGTCCCGAGCGGGACCAGAGAGTCACTACCCATGTAGGACTGACAGCCCGTGCATTGGGAGCTGATGGAATGCTATTGGCTTCTGATGATAAAGGTGTTATCAACAGCCTGGAGGAAGTAACACAGCGATGGGGTGGCGACTTCTTTGCCCGTACTGTGACCTCCTGGAAGCAGGAGATCAACAACTGGCAGTCTGGCGGGGGGAAAGTGGTGCACCTGACAATGTACGGTCAGAACCTGCCAAACGTTATTGATGAGATTTCCAAGGAGGAATCTATAATGATAGTAGTGGGTGCGGAAAAAGTGCCTCCAGATGTTTATCATAAAGCAGACTGGAATGTTGCTGTAGGCAGCCAACCACATTCTGAGATCGCAGGCCTGGCAGTATTTTTGGACCGTCTTCATGCTACACGGGGTTTGGACACTTTGAAAAAAGAAATGCCGGGAGGCAATCTGAAGATCACTCCCAGTGAGAGGGGAAAGATCGTAACAGAGGTATAA
- a CDS encoding MBL fold metallo-hydrolase yields MNLRFLGGCGEVGRSAVLVDDNILLDYGMKPSDPPQYPIGGVRPDSIIVSHGHLDHCGVVPNLMDLKPDLFMTPVTRDLASLLARDTMKIAKANGQVLPFIIEDVRDFELHTNIVDYGVEFDASGYNGRLYDAGHIPGSASIYLENPTGSLIYTGDINQRETHLLGPAKPLPNADVLIVESTYFGTEHTSRPELENKFIETIKETIMGGGWALIPAFAIGRTQEVLMILEKHGIESRVDGMGVDVYNILKKHPAYLKNPGLLDKAFKLASKVNPRERSKVLDEPCVVVTTAGMLNGGPILYYLKDIYDDPRSKLLLTGYQVEGTNGRLALERGYYEYKGRTMKLAAQLELFDFSAHSGDSGLKSLVESQVDGGCKLVICVHGDNTEGFAMWINDNLDVNAVSPSIGDQIYI; encoded by the coding sequence ATTAATCTGCGATTCCTGGGCGGCTGTGGTGAAGTAGGACGCTCGGCTGTACTGGTGGACGACAACATCCTGCTAGATTATGGTATGAAGCCCAGCGATCCTCCTCAGTATCCTATCGGTGGCGTACGTCCGGATTCCATTATAGTATCCCACGGCCACCTGGACCATTGCGGGGTGGTACCTAACCTCATGGACCTTAAACCCGATCTTTTCATGACTCCAGTAACCAGGGACCTGGCGTCACTGTTAGCCAGGGATACCATGAAGATAGCAAAGGCAAATGGTCAGGTTCTGCCATTTATTATCGAGGATGTAAGGGATTTTGAACTGCATACAAATATTGTAGATTACGGTGTTGAATTCGATGCTTCAGGCTATAATGGAAGATTGTACGATGCAGGACATATTCCCGGATCTGCTTCTATTTACCTTGAAAATCCAACAGGTAGTTTGATTTATACCGGTGATATCAATCAACGGGAGACCCATTTACTTGGGCCGGCAAAACCCTTGCCCAACGCAGATGTATTGATCGTTGAGAGTACCTATTTTGGAACCGAACACACTTCCAGGCCTGAATTAGAAAATAAATTCATTGAAACCATCAAAGAGACAATAATGGGCGGTGGATGGGCACTTATCCCGGCATTTGCCATCGGGCGAACCCAGGAAGTGCTTATGATACTTGAGAAACACGGAATTGAATCCAGGGTTGATGGGATGGGGGTGGATGTGTATAATATCCTGAAAAAGCATCCTGCTTATCTAAAAAATCCAGGTCTGCTTGATAAAGCTTTCAAGTTAGCTTCTAAAGTAAATCCAAGGGAAAGGTCAAAGGTATTGGATGAACCCTGTGTGGTGGTCACCACAGCTGGTATGTTGAATGGTGGACCGATATTGTATTATCTAAAAGACATTTACGACGATCCCAGGTCAAAGCTCCTGTTAACCGGTTACCAGGTGGAAGGCACGAACGGTCGTTTGGCACTGGAGCGGGGATATTATGAATATAAGGGCAGGACTATGAAACTGGCCGCCCAACTGGAATTATTTGATTTTTCAGCACACAGCGGTGATAGCGGACTGAAAAGTCTGGTAGAGTCCCAGGTGGACGGCGGGTGTAAACTTGTGATTTGTGTGCATGGCGATAACACTGAAGGTTTTGCTATGTGGATTAATGACAACCTGGATGTTAATGCAGTATCACCTTCCATTGGTGACCAGATTTATATTTAA